Proteins found in one Oryza glaberrima chromosome 4, OglaRS2, whole genome shotgun sequence genomic segment:
- the LOC127769463 gene encoding uncharacterized membrane protein At3g27390, whose translation MDKVKAWAGANYAEPMGSVEQSLRVAYVVLSFCAAFFLGGIKAAVVGPVAAALMVLGNVGVILLLFPAHVWWTIYSLLKTERINAGLKLAVLIALPVLFGLWLGLGIFGSALVALGYGFFTPWIATFEAFRQESESKKFVHGVVDGTWGTIKGSCTVVRDFADLCFHSYPVYLKELRESSQNCEPHSIRVLDVPSCIAVGLLGLIVDIPLYTVIALIKSPYMLFKGWQRLLHDLISREGPFLETVCVPIAGLAILFWPLVVVGSVLLAIVSSIFVGLYGAVVVYQEKSFQRGVSYVVAMVAEFDEYTNDWLYLREGTVLPKPSYRKRKSSSSTEFSVRTNASVKGGDHPSSNEAPAMLVPTLAPARSVREAIQEVKMVQIWENMMKNCELRGRDLLNLNVITTVDLTEWLRTKESGHEAIGLGVPSYSLLCMILHSIKAGSGGLLIGNGIEINQYNRPQDRLIDWFLHPVLVLKDQIQALKMTEEEVRFLEKLTLFIGNSERANGWDNGAEIPQDPVRAGQIQAISRRLVGIVRSMSKFPTYRRRHRHVMKLLVTYSVEKEGSFRSSASNRSVPIFEITQLEV comes from the exons ATGGACAAGGTGAAGGCGTGGGCGGGGGCCAACTACGCGGAGCCCATGGGGTCGGTGGAGCAGTCGCTGCGCGTCGCGTACGTGGTCCTCTCCTTCtgcgccgccttcttcctcggcgGCATCAAAG CGGCGGTCGTcggcccggtggcggcggcgctgatggTGCTGGGCAACGTCGGCGTGATACTCCTCCTCTTCCCGGCGCACGTCTGGTGGACCATTTACTCCCTCCTCaa GACTGAACGCATCAACGCCGGCCTGAAACTAGCGGTGCTCATCGCGCTGCCGGTGCTGTTCGGCCTCTGGCTGGGGCTGGGCATCTTCGGGAGCGCGCTGGTCGCCCTCGGCTATGGCTTCTTCACGCCGTGGATCGCCACCTTCGAGGCGTTCAGGCAGGAGAGCGAGTCCAAGAAGTTCGTGCATGGCGTCGTG GACGGGACGTGGGGGACGATTAAAGGCAGCTGCACGGTGGTTAGGGACTTTGCGGATTTATGCTTCCACTCGTATCCTGTTTATCTGAAGGAGCTGCGCGAAAGCTCGCAGAATTGCGAGCCCCATTCCATCAG gGTGTTGGATGTGCCCTCATGTATAGCTGTTGGTCTCTTGGGATTAATCGTTGACATTCCGCTCTACACCGTAATTGCGCTGATAAAGAGCCCCTATATGCTCTTCAAAGGTTGGCAGAGGCTGCTTCATGACCTTATAAGCCGCGAAGGTCCATTCCTTGAGACAGTTTGTGTGCCGATCGCTGGCCTGGCTATCCTTTTCTGGCCTCTGGTGGTTGTTGGGAGTGTCCTACTAGCTATCGTCTCGAGCATTTTTGTGGGTCTCTACGGAGCAGTCGTTGTCTACCAG GAGAAGTCGTTCCAGAGGGGAGTTTCTTATGTGGTTGCCATGGTTGCGGAATTTGACGAGTACACCAATGACTGGCTTTATCTCCGGGAAGGGACAGTTCTTCCAAA GCCTTCCTACCGTAAGAGAAAATCGTCCAGTTCCACGGAGTTTTCAGTCAGAACGAATGCTTCTGTTAAAGGAGGCGACCACCCTAGTTCCAATGAAGCTCCAGCAATGCTGGTTCCAACTTTGGCCCCAGCAAGGTCAGTTAGAGAGGCCATACAGGAAGTCAAAATGGTCCAG ATATGGGAAAATATGATGAAGAATTGTGAACTGAGGGGCAGGGATCTTCTGAATTTAAACGTCATAACAACTGTTGATCTTACTGAATGGTTACGAACAAAGGAAAGTGGGCATGAAGCAATAGGACTGGGAGTACCTTCTTATTCTCTGCTGTGTATGATCCTCCATTCGATCAAGGCCGGTTCTGGAGGGCTATTGATAGGCAATGGCATCGAAATCAATCAATATAACCGCCCCCAAGATCGGTTGATAGACTGGTTCTTGCACCCTGTGCTGGTGCTAAAAGATCAAATACAAGCGCTGAAAATGACGGAGGAAGAAGTGAGGTTCTTGGAGAAGCTGACCCTTTTCATTGGTAATTCTGAGAGGGCAAATGGGTGGGATAATGGTGCTGAAATCCCCCAAGATCCTGTAAGGGCAGGACAGATCCAGGCCATCAGTAGAAG GTTGGTTGGAATTGTAAGGAGCATGTCAAAGTTTCCTACGTACAGGAGGAGACACAGGCACGTCATGAAACTGCTCGTCACGTACTCCGTCGAGAAGGAAGGGTCGTTCAGATCATCCGCGTCGAATCGATCAGTACCTATCTTCGAGATAACGCAATTGGAAGTGTAA